The proteins below come from a single Cricetulus griseus strain 17A/GY chromosome 6, alternate assembly CriGri-PICRH-1.0, whole genome shotgun sequence genomic window:
- the Ca11 gene encoding carbonic anhydrase-related protein 11 isoform X3 encodes MGGAARLSAPQALVLWAALGAAAHLGPAPDPEDWWSYKENLQGNFVPGPPFWGLVNAAWSLCAVGKRQSPVDVELKRVLYDPFLPPLRLSTGGEKLRGTLYNTGRHVSFLPASHPVVNVSGGPLLYSHRLSELRLLFGARDGTGSEHQINHQGFSAEVQLIHFNQELYGNLSAASRGPNGLAILSLFVNVAGSSNSFLSRLLNRDTITRISYKNDAYFLQDLSLELLFPESFGFITYQGSLSTPPCSETVTWILIDRALNITSLQMHSLRLLSQNPPSQIFQSLSGNGRPLQPLAYRALRGNRDPRHPERRCRGPNYRLHGMLNVYCPPGLDTVCTYSQWYPCVTPICA; translated from the exons ATGGGGGGTGCGGCTCGTCTAAGCGCCCCTCAAGCGCTGGTACTCTGGGCCGCACTGGGAGCGGCAG CTCACCTCGGACCTGCACCTGATCCCGAAGATTGGTGGAGCTACAAGGAGAATCTCCAGGGAAACTTCGTGCCAG GGCCTCCCTTCTGGGGCCTGGTGAACGCAGCTTGGAGTCTGTGCGCTGTGGGAAAGCGGCAGAGCCCGGTGGATGTGGAGCTGAAGCGAGTTCTTTACGACCCTTTTCTGCCCCCGCTCAGACTCAGCACCGGGGGAGAAAAG CTCCGGGGAACCTTGTACAACACTGGCCGCCATGTGTCCTTCCTGCCTGCATCCCACCCTGTTGTCAACGTGTCTGGGGGTCCTCTTCTTTATAGCCACCGACTCAGTGAACTGCGGTTGCTGTTTGGAGCTCGAGATGGGACTGGCTCTGAACACCAGATCAACCACCAGGGCTTCTCTGCTGAG GTGCAGCTGATTCACTTCAACCAAGAACTCTATGGGAATCTCAGTGCTGCCTCGAGGGGCCCCAATGGCCTGGCCATCCTCAGCCTCTTTGTCAAT GTGGCTGGCAGCTCCAACTCATTCCTCAGTCGCCTCCTCAACCGGGACACCATCACCAGAATCTCCTACAAGA ATGATGCCTACTTTCTTCAAGACCTAAGCCTGGAGCTCCTGTTCCCAGAGTCCTTCGGCTTCATCACCTATCAGGGCTCTCTCAGCACCCCTCCCTGCTCTGAGACTGTCACCTGGATCCTCATCGACAGGGCTCTCAATATTACCTCCCTCCAG ATGCACTCCCTGAGACTCCTGAGCCAGAATCCCCCCTCCCAGATCTTCCAGAGCCTCAGTGGTAATGGCCGGCCCCTGCAGCCCTTGGCCTATAGAGCCCTGAGGGGCAACAGGGACCCCCGGCACCCCGAGAGGCGCTGTCGAGGCCCCAACTACCGCCTGCATGGTATGCTTAATGTGTACTGTCCTCCAGGTCTTGATACAGTCTGCACTTATTCCCAGTGGTATCCCTGTGTAACCCCTATTTGTGCTTAG
- the Ca11 gene encoding carbonic anhydrase-related protein 11 isoform X2, which yields MGTTIQGGLELLGKDSKILLGIRILPLMCLSLSFRFLPSSFRRVITIPVQHSRSCLVQPICVPTGPPFWGLVNAAWSLCAVGKRQSPVDVELKRVLYDPFLPPLRLSTGGEKLRGTLYNTGRHVSFLPASHPVVNVSGGPLLYSHRLSELRLLFGARDGTGSEHQINHQGFSAEVQLIHFNQELYGNLSAASRGPNGLAILSLFVNVAGSSNSFLSRLLNRDTITRISYKNDAYFLQDLSLELLFPESFGFITYQGSLSTPPCSETVTWILIDRALNITSLQMHSLRLLSQNPPSQIFQSLSGNGRPLQPLAYRALRGNRDPRHPERRCRGPNYRLHVDAGSHGR from the exons ATGGGAACAACAATACAGGGAGGGTTGGAGCTTTTAGGAAAGGATTCTAAAATTCTTCTAGGAATTAGGATTCTGCCTCTTATGTGCCTCTCTCTTAGCTTCAGATTTCTACCCTCTTCCTTCAGACGAGTTATCACTATCCCAGTCCAACACAGCAGGTCCTGCCTGGTCCAGCCTATTTGTGTTCCCACAGGGCCTCCCTTCTGGGGCCTGGTGAACGCAGCTTGGAGTCTGTGCGCTGTGGGAAAGCGGCAGAGCCCGGTGGATGTGGAGCTGAAGCGAGTTCTTTACGACCCTTTTCTGCCCCCGCTCAGACTCAGCACCGGGGGAGAAAAG CTCCGGGGAACCTTGTACAACACTGGCCGCCATGTGTCCTTCCTGCCTGCATCCCACCCTGTTGTCAACGTGTCTGGGGGTCCTCTTCTTTATAGCCACCGACTCAGTGAACTGCGGTTGCTGTTTGGAGCTCGAGATGGGACTGGCTCTGAACACCAGATCAACCACCAGGGCTTCTCTGCTGAG GTGCAGCTGATTCACTTCAACCAAGAACTCTATGGGAATCTCAGTGCTGCCTCGAGGGGCCCCAATGGCCTGGCCATCCTCAGCCTCTTTGTCAAT GTGGCTGGCAGCTCCAACTCATTCCTCAGTCGCCTCCTCAACCGGGACACCATCACCAGAATCTCCTACAAGA ATGATGCCTACTTTCTTCAAGACCTAAGCCTGGAGCTCCTGTTCCCAGAGTCCTTCGGCTTCATCACCTATCAGGGCTCTCTCAGCACCCCTCCCTGCTCTGAGACTGTCACCTGGATCCTCATCGACAGGGCTCTCAATATTACCTCCCTCCAG ATGCACTCCCTGAGACTCCTGAGCCAGAATCCCCCCTCCCAGATCTTCCAGAGCCTCAGTGGTAATGGCCGGCCCCTGCAGCCCTTGGCCTATAGAGCCCTGAGGGGCAACAGGGACCCCCGGCACCCCGAGAGGCGCTGTCGAGGCCCCAACTACCGCCTGCATG TGGATGCTGGTTCTCATGGTCGCTGA
- the Dbp gene encoding D site-binding protein isoform X2, which yields MARPLSDRTPGPLLLGGPAGTPPGGGALLGLRGLLQGTGKPKEPASCLLKEKERKATLPSAPIPGPGLETAGPADAPTGALGGGGSPRGRSGPAAGPSLFAPLLWERTLPFGDVEYVDLDAFLLEHGLPPSPPPPGVLSPAPSPARTPAPSPGPGSCGSSSPRSSPGHAPARATLGAGGGHRAGLTSRDTPSPVDPDTVEVLMTFEPDPADLALSSIPGHETFDPRRHRFSEEELKPQPIMKKARKVQVPEEQKDEKYWSRRYKNNEAAKRSRDARRLKENQISVRAAFLEKENALLRQEVVAVRQELSHYRAVLSRYQAQHGTL from the exons ATGGCGCGGCCTCTGAGCGACAGGACCCCGGGCCCCCTGCTGTTGGGAGGCCCGGCCGGGACCCCCCCTGGTGGGGGAGCGCTGCTTGGGCTGCGGGGCCTTCTACAGGGGACCGGCAAGCCCAAAGAGCCAGCCAGCT GTCTCCTAAAGGAAAAGGAGCGGAAGGCGACTCTGCCCTCAGCTCCCATCCCGGGACCGGGCCTGGAAACGGCTGGCCCAGCCGATGCCCCGACTGGGGCGCTTGGTGGCGGTGGGTCCCCGCGGGGGCGCTCAGGGCCGGCGGCTGGCCCGAGTCTTTTTGCGCCGCTGCTGTGGGAACGCACTTTGCCTTTCGGCGACGTGGAATACGTGGACCTGGACGCCTTCCTGCTGGAGCACGGGCTCCCGCCGAGCCCGCCGCCCCCCGGGGTCCTGTCGCCGGCACCCTCTCCAGCTCGCACGCCCGCGCCCTCCCCGGGGCCCGGCTCTTGCGGCTCCTCTTCCCCCCGCTCCTCGCCGGGGCACGCCCCCGCGCGGGCTACTCTGGGAGCCGGCGGCGGCCACCGCGCAG GCTTGACCTCTAGGGACACACCCAGTCCTGTGGACCCAGACACCGTGGAGGTGCTAATGACCTTTGAACCTGATCCAGCTGATCTTGCGCTGTCAAGCATTCCAGGCCATGAGACTTTTGATCCTCGGAGACACCGCTTCTCAGAGGAGGAACTGAAGCCTCAGCCAATCATGAAAAAAGCAAGGAAAGTCCAAGTGCCCGAGGAACAGAAG GATGAGAAGTATTGGAGCCGGAGGTACAAGAACAATGAAGCAGCCAAGAGGTCTCGAGATGCAAGAAGACTCAAGGAGAATCAGATATCGGTGCGGGCAGCCTTTCTGGAGAAGGAGAACGCCCTATTGCGGCAGGAGGTGGTGGCTGTGCGGCAAGAGCTGTCCCATTACCGTGCTGTGCTTTCACGATACCAGGCCCAGCACGGGACACTGTGA
- the Ca11 gene encoding carbonic anhydrase-related protein 11 isoform X1, which yields MGTTIQGGLELLGKDSKILLGIRILPLMCLSLSFRFLPSSFRRVITIPVQHSRSCLVQPICVPTGPPFWGLVNAAWSLCAVGKRQSPVDVELKRVLYDPFLPPLRLSTGGEKLRGTLYNTGRHVSFLPASHPVVNVSGGPLLYSHRLSELRLLFGARDGTGSEHQINHQGFSAEVQLIHFNQELYGNLSAASRGPNGLAILSLFVNVAGSSNSFLSRLLNRDTITRISYKNDAYFLQDLSLELLFPESFGFITYQGSLSTPPCSETVTWILIDRALNITSLQMHSLRLLSQNPPSQIFQSLSGNGRPLQPLAYRALRGNRDPRHPERRCRGPNYRLHGMLNVYCPPGLDTVCTYSQWYPCVTPICA from the exons ATGGGAACAACAATACAGGGAGGGTTGGAGCTTTTAGGAAAGGATTCTAAAATTCTTCTAGGAATTAGGATTCTGCCTCTTATGTGCCTCTCTCTTAGCTTCAGATTTCTACCCTCTTCCTTCAGACGAGTTATCACTATCCCAGTCCAACACAGCAGGTCCTGCCTGGTCCAGCCTATTTGTGTTCCCACAGGGCCTCCCTTCTGGGGCCTGGTGAACGCAGCTTGGAGTCTGTGCGCTGTGGGAAAGCGGCAGAGCCCGGTGGATGTGGAGCTGAAGCGAGTTCTTTACGACCCTTTTCTGCCCCCGCTCAGACTCAGCACCGGGGGAGAAAAG CTCCGGGGAACCTTGTACAACACTGGCCGCCATGTGTCCTTCCTGCCTGCATCCCACCCTGTTGTCAACGTGTCTGGGGGTCCTCTTCTTTATAGCCACCGACTCAGTGAACTGCGGTTGCTGTTTGGAGCTCGAGATGGGACTGGCTCTGAACACCAGATCAACCACCAGGGCTTCTCTGCTGAG GTGCAGCTGATTCACTTCAACCAAGAACTCTATGGGAATCTCAGTGCTGCCTCGAGGGGCCCCAATGGCCTGGCCATCCTCAGCCTCTTTGTCAAT GTGGCTGGCAGCTCCAACTCATTCCTCAGTCGCCTCCTCAACCGGGACACCATCACCAGAATCTCCTACAAGA ATGATGCCTACTTTCTTCAAGACCTAAGCCTGGAGCTCCTGTTCCCAGAGTCCTTCGGCTTCATCACCTATCAGGGCTCTCTCAGCACCCCTCCCTGCTCTGAGACTGTCACCTGGATCCTCATCGACAGGGCTCTCAATATTACCTCCCTCCAG ATGCACTCCCTGAGACTCCTGAGCCAGAATCCCCCCTCCCAGATCTTCCAGAGCCTCAGTGGTAATGGCCGGCCCCTGCAGCCCTTGGCCTATAGAGCCCTGAGGGGCAACAGGGACCCCCGGCACCCCGAGAGGCGCTGTCGAGGCCCCAACTACCGCCTGCATGGTATGCTTAATGTGTACTGTCCTCCAGGTCTTGATACAGTCTGCACTTATTCCCAGTGGTATCCCTGTGTAACCCCTATTTGTGCTTAG
- the Sphk2 gene encoding sphingosine kinase 2 isoform X2, translated as MAPPPLLPLASSTPILHGEFGSYPAHGPRFALTLTMQALHIQRLRPKPEARPRDGLVPLAEVSGCGTLQSRSPSDTAAYFCVYTYPRGRRGGRRRATRTFRVDGAATYEENRAEAQRWATALMCLLRGVPLSGDQEITPELLPRRPRLLILVNPFGGRGLAWQRCMDHVVPMISEAGLSFNLIQTERQNHARELVQGLSLREWEGIVTVSGDGLLYEAALSLLQVLNGLLDRPDWEDAVRMPIGVLPCGSGNALAGAVNHYGGFEPAVGVDLLLNCSLLLCRGGSQPLDLLSVTLASGSRCFSFLSVAWGFLSDVDIHSERFRALGSARFTLGAALGLATLHTYRGRLSYLPATTEPVLPIPGHSLPRAKSELALAPAPAPTVTHSPLHRSVSDLPLPQPALASPGSPEPLPGLSLNGGGPELTGDWGGAGDAPLSPDPLLPAPPNSPITAQLSPITEGPPEMPTSSGILPPTSSTPKVSTWGPVDHLLPPLGSPLPPDWVTIEGEFVLMLAILPSHLCADLVAAPHARFDDGVVHLCWVRSGISRAALLRILLAMEHGNHFSLGCPHLGYAAARAFRLEPLTPRGVLTVDGELVEYGPMQAQVHPSLAKLLTGPAGQKQ; from the exons ATGGCCCCACCACCACTACTGCCTTTGGCTTCCAGTACTCCAATCCTTCATGGCGAGTTTGGTTCCTATCCAGCCCATGGCCCACGGTTTGCACTCACCCTTACAATGCAAGCCCTGCACATACAGCGGTTGCGCCCAAAGCCTGAAGCCCGGCCCCGAGATGGCCTAGTCCCTCTGGCAGAGGTCTCAGGCTGTGGCACTCTGCAGAGCCGCAGCCCCTCAGACACTGCAGCTTACTTCTGCGTCTACACCTACCCACGGGGCCGGCGTGGAGGCCGGCGCAGAGCTACTCGTACCTTCCGGGTTGATGGTGCGGCCACTTACGAGGAGAATCGTGCAGAGGCCCAGCGCTGGGCCACTGCCCTCATGTGTCTCCTTCGAGGAGTGCCTCTGTCTGGAGACCAGG AAATCACCCCTGAACTTCTGCCCCGTAGGCCCAGGCTGCTCATATTGGTTAACCCTTTTGGGGGGCGAGGCCTGGCCTGGCAGCGCTGTATGGACCACGTGGTGCCCATGATCTCTGAAGCTGGGCTGTCCTTTAACCTCATACAGACAG AACGACAGAACCATGCCCGTGAACTGGTGCAGGGGTTGAGCCTACGTGAGTGGGAAGGCATTGTCACTGTCTCTGGAGATGGGCTGCTTTATGAG GCAGCCCTCTCCCTACTGCAGGTATTGAACGGGCTCCTTGATCGGCCAGATTGGGAAGATGCTGTGCGGATGCCCATTGGGGTCCTCCCCTGCGGTTCCGGCAATGCACTAGCTGGGGCAGTTAACCACTATGGCGG ATTTGAGCCTGCTGTCGGTGTTGACCTGCTGCTCAACTGTTCGCTGCTTCTCTGCCGCGGTGGCAGCCAGCCTCTGGACCTGCTCTCCGTCACGCTAGCCTCAGGATCCCGCTGTTTTTCCTTCCTGTCAGTGGCCTGGGGATTCTTGTCAGATGTAGACATCCACAGCGAGCGTTTCAGGGCCCTGGGCAGCGCTAGATTCACCTTGGGTGCAGCACTAGGCCTGGCCACATTGCATACCTACCGCGGACGCCTCTCCTACCTCCCTGCTACCACAGAGCCAGTCTTGCCCATCCCAGGTCACAGCCTGCCACGAGCCAAGTCAGAACTAGCTTtggccccagccccagcccctacTGTCACCCACTCGCCCTTACATCGCTCAGTGTCTGATCTGCCCCTGCCCcaacctgccttggcctccccgGGCTCCCCTGAACCCCTACCTGGCCTTTCTCTCAATGGCGGCGGCCCAGAGCTGACTGGAGACTGGGGCGGAGCTGGGGATGCACCTCTGTCCCCAGACCCACTGCTGCCCGCACCCCCCAACTCCCCGATAACTGCTCAGCTTTCACCCATCACTGAAGGGCCCCCAGAAATGCCAACATCCTCGGGGATCCTGCCTCCCACCTCTAGTACTCCGAAAGTCTCTACCTGGGGCCCAGTGGACCACCTGCTCCCTCCCCTGGGCTCTCCACTGCCCCCAGACTGGGTGACAATAGAAGGGGAGTTTGTACTCATGTTGGCTATCTTGCCCAGCCACCTCTGTGCAGACCTGGTGGCCGCCCCACATGCTCGATTTGATGATGGCGTGGTGCATCTGTGCTGGGTGCGCAGTGGCATTTCACGGGCTGCACTACTCCGTATTTTGCTGGCCATGGAGCACGGAAACCACTTCAGCCTGGGCTGCCCTCACCTGGGCTATGCTGCAGCTCGTGCCTTTCGCCTTGAACCACTCACGCCACGTGGTGTGCTCACTGTGGATGGGGAATTAGTGGAGTACGGGCCAATGCAGGCACAGGTGCATCCCAGTCTTGCCAAGCTACTCACTGGGCCTGCAGGTCAAAAACAGTGA
- the Sphk2 gene encoding sphingosine kinase 2 isoform X3 has translation MAPPPLLPLASSTPILHGEFGSYPAHGPRFALTLTMQALHIQRLRPKPEARPRDGLVPLAEVSGCGTLQSRSPSDTAAYFCVYTYPRGRRGGRRRATRTFRVDGAATYEENRAEAQRWATALMCLLRGVPLSGDQEITPELLPRRPRLLILVNPFGGRGLAWQRCMDHVVPMISEAGLSFNLIQTERQNHARELVQGLSLREWEGIVTVSGDGLLYEVLNGLLDRPDWEDAVRMPIGVLPCGSGNALAGAVNHYGGFEPAVGVDLLLNCSLLLCRGGSQPLDLLSVTLASGSRCFSFLSVAWGFLSDVDIHSERFRALGSARFTLGAALGLATLHTYRGRLSYLPATTEPVLPIPGHSLPRAKSELALAPAPAPTVTHSPLHRSVSDLPLPQPALASPGSPEPLPGLSLNGGGPELTGDWGGAGDAPLSPDPLLPAPPNSPITAQLSPITEGPPEMPTSSGILPPTSSTPKVSTWGPVDHLLPPLGSPLPPDWVTIEGEFVLMLAILPSHLCADLVAAPHARFDDGVVHLCWVRSGISRAALLRILLAMEHGNHFSLGCPHLGYAAARAFRLEPLTPRGVLTVDGELVEYGPMQAQVHPSLAKLLTGPAGQKQ, from the exons ATGGCCCCACCACCACTACTGCCTTTGGCTTCCAGTACTCCAATCCTTCATGGCGAGTTTGGTTCCTATCCAGCCCATGGCCCACGGTTTGCACTCACCCTTACAATGCAAGCCCTGCACATACAGCGGTTGCGCCCAAAGCCTGAAGCCCGGCCCCGAGATGGCCTAGTCCCTCTGGCAGAGGTCTCAGGCTGTGGCACTCTGCAGAGCCGCAGCCCCTCAGACACTGCAGCTTACTTCTGCGTCTACACCTACCCACGGGGCCGGCGTGGAGGCCGGCGCAGAGCTACTCGTACCTTCCGGGTTGATGGTGCGGCCACTTACGAGGAGAATCGTGCAGAGGCCCAGCGCTGGGCCACTGCCCTCATGTGTCTCCTTCGAGGAGTGCCTCTGTCTGGAGACCAGG AAATCACCCCTGAACTTCTGCCCCGTAGGCCCAGGCTGCTCATATTGGTTAACCCTTTTGGGGGGCGAGGCCTGGCCTGGCAGCGCTGTATGGACCACGTGGTGCCCATGATCTCTGAAGCTGGGCTGTCCTTTAACCTCATACAGACAG AACGACAGAACCATGCCCGTGAACTGGTGCAGGGGTTGAGCCTACGTGAGTGGGAAGGCATTGTCACTGTCTCTGGAGATGGGCTGCTTTATGAG GTATTGAACGGGCTCCTTGATCGGCCAGATTGGGAAGATGCTGTGCGGATGCCCATTGGGGTCCTCCCCTGCGGTTCCGGCAATGCACTAGCTGGGGCAGTTAACCACTATGGCGG ATTTGAGCCTGCTGTCGGTGTTGACCTGCTGCTCAACTGTTCGCTGCTTCTCTGCCGCGGTGGCAGCCAGCCTCTGGACCTGCTCTCCGTCACGCTAGCCTCAGGATCCCGCTGTTTTTCCTTCCTGTCAGTGGCCTGGGGATTCTTGTCAGATGTAGACATCCACAGCGAGCGTTTCAGGGCCCTGGGCAGCGCTAGATTCACCTTGGGTGCAGCACTAGGCCTGGCCACATTGCATACCTACCGCGGACGCCTCTCCTACCTCCCTGCTACCACAGAGCCAGTCTTGCCCATCCCAGGTCACAGCCTGCCACGAGCCAAGTCAGAACTAGCTTtggccccagccccagcccctacTGTCACCCACTCGCCCTTACATCGCTCAGTGTCTGATCTGCCCCTGCCCcaacctgccttggcctccccgGGCTCCCCTGAACCCCTACCTGGCCTTTCTCTCAATGGCGGCGGCCCAGAGCTGACTGGAGACTGGGGCGGAGCTGGGGATGCACCTCTGTCCCCAGACCCACTGCTGCCCGCACCCCCCAACTCCCCGATAACTGCTCAGCTTTCACCCATCACTGAAGGGCCCCCAGAAATGCCAACATCCTCGGGGATCCTGCCTCCCACCTCTAGTACTCCGAAAGTCTCTACCTGGGGCCCAGTGGACCACCTGCTCCCTCCCCTGGGCTCTCCACTGCCCCCAGACTGGGTGACAATAGAAGGGGAGTTTGTACTCATGTTGGCTATCTTGCCCAGCCACCTCTGTGCAGACCTGGTGGCCGCCCCACATGCTCGATTTGATGATGGCGTGGTGCATCTGTGCTGGGTGCGCAGTGGCATTTCACGGGCTGCACTACTCCGTATTTTGCTGGCCATGGAGCACGGAAACCACTTCAGCCTGGGCTGCCCTCACCTGGGCTATGCTGCAGCTCGTGCCTTTCGCCTTGAACCACTCACGCCACGTGGTGTGCTCACTGTGGATGGGGAATTAGTGGAGTACGGGCCAATGCAGGCACAGGTGCATCCCAGTCTTGCCAAGCTACTCACTGGGCCTGCAGGTCAAAAACAGTGA
- the Spaca4 gene encoding sperm acrosome membrane-associated protein 4 gives MVLGWPLLLVLVLCPGATGIKDCVFCELTDSTQCPGSHMSCGDDEDCFTGHGVAQGVGPIINKGCVHSTSCGREEPVSYMGLTYSLTTTCCSGHLCNGGAGSATGPASLVLGLQLLLGLLLLLQYWL, from the coding sequence ATGGTCCTTGGCTGGCCACTGCTTCTGGTGTTGGTCCTGTGTCCGGGTGCAACAGGCATCAAGGACTGTGTCTTCTGTGAGCTGACTGACTCCACTCAGTGCCCAGGCTCACACATGAGCTGTGGGGACGACGAGGATTGCTTCACAGGCCACGGAGTAGCCCAGGGCGTGGGGCCCATCATCAACAAAGGCTGCGTGCACTCCACCAGCTGTGGCCGTGAGGAGCCTGTCAGCTACATGGGCCTCACTTACAGCCTTACCACCACCTGCTGCTCTGGCCACCTTTGCAACGGGGGTGCTGGATCTGCCACAGGACCTGCCAGCCTGGTGCTGGGTCTGCAGCTGCTCCTGGGCCTGTTGCTGCTGCTTCAATACTGGCTGTGA
- the Rpl18 gene encoding 60S ribosomal protein L18 isoform X2 has product MGVDIRHNKDRKVRRKEPKSQDIYLRLLVKLYRFLARRTNSTFNQVVLKRLFMSRTNRPPLSLSRMIRKMKLPGRENKTAVVVGTVTDDVRILEVPKLKVCALRVSSRARSRILKAGGKILTFDQLALESPKGRGTVLLSGPRKGREVYRHFGKAPGTPHSHTKPYVRSKGRKFERARGRRASRGYKN; this is encoded by the exons ATG GGTGTTGACATTCGACACAACAAGGACCGAAAGGTTCGGCGCAAGGAGCCTAAGAGCCAGGACATCTACCTGCGGCTGCTAGTCAAG ctgTACAGGTTTCTGGCCAGAAGAACCAACTCCACCTTCAATCAGGTTGTGCTGAAAAGGTTGTTTATGAGTCGCACTAACCGGCCACCTCTGTCCCTGTCCCGGATG ATCCGAAAAATGAAGCTTCCTGGCCGAGAGAACAAGACAGCTGTGGTTGTGGGGACTGTCACAGATGATGTGCGGATTCTCGAAGTGCCCAAGCTGAAG GTGTGTGCACTTCGGGTGAGCAGCCGGGCCCGAAGTCGAATCCTGAAGGCTGGAGGCAAGATCCTCACGTTTGACCAGTTAGCTCTGGAGTCTCCCAAGGGCCGTGGCACTGTGCTCTTGTCTG GTCCTCGGAAGGGCCGAGAGGTATACCGGCATTTTGGCAAGGCCCCAGGAACACCACACAGCCATACCAA ACCCTATGTCCGCTCCAAGGGCCGGAAGTTCGAACGTGCCAGAGGCAGAAGGGCCAGCCGCGGCTATAAAAACTAA